The following coding sequences lie in one Hippopotamus amphibius kiboko isolate mHipAmp2 chromosome 7, mHipAmp2.hap2, whole genome shotgun sequence genomic window:
- the FHL2 gene encoding four and a half LIM domains protein 2 isoform X1: MTERFDCHHCEDSLFGRKYVLREEQPYCVACFEALFASTCEECGKLIGCDCKDLSYKDRHWHEACFHCSRCRGSLVDKPFAAKEEQLLCTDCYSQEYSSRCQECKKSIMPGTRKMEYKGSSWHETCFICHRCQQPIGTKSFIPKDGQNFCVPCYERQYALQCIQCKKPITSGGVTYREQPWHRECFVCTACKKPLSGQRFTSRDEFAYCLGCFCDLYAKTCAGCANPISGLGGTKYISFEERQWHNDCFNCKKCSLSLVGRGFLTERDDILCPDCGKDI, translated from the exons ATGACCGAGCGCTTCGACTGCCACCACTGCGAGGACTCCCTCTTCGGCAGGAAGTACGTCCTGCGGGAGGAGCAGCCCTACTGCGTGGCCTGCTTCGAGGCCCTCTTCGCCAGCACGTGCGAGGAGTGCGGGAAGCTGATTGGCTGCGACTGCAAG GACTTGTCCTATAAGGACCGGCACTGGCACGAGGCCTGTTTCCACTGCTCCCGGTGCAGGGGCTCCCTCGTGGACAAGCCGTTCGCTGCCAAGGAAGAGCAGCTGCTCTGCACCGACTGCTACTCACAGGAGTACTCATCCCGCTGCCAGGAGTGCAAGAAGAGCATCATGCCAG GCACCCGCAAGATGGAGTACAAGGGCAGCAGCTGGCACGAGACCTGCTTCATCTGTCATCGCTGCCAGCAGCCCATCGGGACCAAGAGCTTCATCCCGAAGGACGGTCAGAACTTCTGCGTGCCCTGCTATGAGAGGCAGTACGCCTTGCAGTGCATTCAGTGCAAAAAG CCCATCACCAGCGGGGGCGTCACGTACCGGGAGCAGCCCTGGCACCGCGAGTGCTTCGTGTGTACTGCCTGCAAGAAGCCGCTGTCGGGCCAGCGCTTCACATCCCGTGATGAGTTCGCCTACTGCTTGGGCTGCTTCTGCGACTTGTACGCCAAGACGTGTGCCGGCTGTGCCAACCCCATCAGCG GACTAGGCGGCACCAAGTACATCTCCTTCGAGGAGCGGCAGTGGCATAACGACTGCTTTAACTGCAAGAAGTGCTCTCTGTCGCTGGTGGGGCGAGGCTTCCTCACCGAGAGGGACGACATCCTGTGCCCTGACTGCGGGAAGGACATCTGa
- the FHL2 gene encoding four and a half LIM domains protein 2 isoform X2 has protein sequence MEYKGSSWHETCFICHRCQQPIGTKSFIPKDGQNFCVPCYERQYALQCIQCKKPITSGGVTYREQPWHRECFVCTACKKPLSGQRFTSRDEFAYCLGCFCDLYAKTCAGCANPISGLGGTKYISFEERQWHNDCFNCKKCSLSLVGRGFLTERDDILCPDCGKDI, from the exons ATGGAGTACAAGGGCAGCAGCTGGCACGAGACCTGCTTCATCTGTCATCGCTGCCAGCAGCCCATCGGGACCAAGAGCTTCATCCCGAAGGACGGTCAGAACTTCTGCGTGCCCTGCTATGAGAGGCAGTACGCCTTGCAGTGCATTCAGTGCAAAAAG CCCATCACCAGCGGGGGCGTCACGTACCGGGAGCAGCCCTGGCACCGCGAGTGCTTCGTGTGTACTGCCTGCAAGAAGCCGCTGTCGGGCCAGCGCTTCACATCCCGTGATGAGTTCGCCTACTGCTTGGGCTGCTTCTGCGACTTGTACGCCAAGACGTGTGCCGGCTGTGCCAACCCCATCAGCG GACTAGGCGGCACCAAGTACATCTCCTTCGAGGAGCGGCAGTGGCATAACGACTGCTTTAACTGCAAGAAGTGCTCTCTGTCGCTGGTGGGGCGAGGCTTCCTCACCGAGAGGGACGACATCCTGTGCCCTGACTGCGGGAAGGACATCTGa